The Pirellulimonas nuda genome includes a region encoding these proteins:
- a CDS encoding PQQ-dependent sugar dehydrogenase, with protein MKLDFRLRRGAALLALVGALTGLTQYASAQLSNPIPTPITKQGLRVQIEDFVQMPDTRGTLGNKPDQNNSRARINFLREAPDGRLFVNDLRGQIYSVDKQTGQSQVFVDIDAANGGASSIFRDARFQGGLAAGLISFNFHPEFETNGLFYTIHLERAQDVTAVPGFATVDFRPGVQTKWHTIVTEWDAANPEAATWNEATGSRRELLRVGTSADAYFHPFGDLEFNPSSQPGDDDYGLLYISGGDWGYINGAGAPQGSGTDGQPGQLQRLDTMAGTMIRIDPRSPSVSGGIAATRGDYTIPAINPFVDGDPNTFDEVYALGFRNAHRMAWDDDGTLFVTNIGHTAIEEIERVIPGGNYGWTEREGTFINTASSGGSNGADQVFPMNLTPEQDVDFRGEPFLYPTAQFDHGEGSAIAGGFIYKGSMIPELQGKFVFGDIVNGRLFATDVETMKNIDLTDHTTTAAVEEIQLFTKNAQGVETNIDLRSAYFGGGRVDLRFGQTSDGEIWLLTKTDGFVRRLVGEGPGPLELLVNRETGLVTLINNNGDDVAIDGYSILSASGGLDPTGWQSLASRQYEGWEEASPTANALSELNADGTLDIAGSGSIAFGNPFVGTQVAFGMNLEDIAFEYRTAGGLVVQGNVTYEGVGKSNNLSLLVDPVTGEASLVNDSEFSVTLGGYSILSASGALDPGDAAWESLADQGRVGWDEGSPTQFALSELSPGGVLLAPGEAFDLGEILAASADDLVLEFLVDGEGAPRLGSVSYMLRGDFNSDGVVDAADYTLWRDNLGGAGGAADGTGAVAGVADGVVDIADYQLWREHFGNQAPGAGAAGGVPTPEPGCLTLFGLVATMLSFRQPNRARG; from the coding sequence TTGAAACTCGACTTCCGCTTGCGGCGTGGCGCGGCCCTGCTGGCGCTGGTTGGCGCCTTGACGGGTCTAACCCAGTACGCATCTGCACAACTCAGCAATCCGATCCCGACCCCGATCACCAAGCAGGGGCTGCGGGTACAGATTGAAGATTTTGTGCAGATGCCCGATACGCGCGGCACGCTAGGGAACAAGCCCGACCAGAACAATAGCCGTGCGCGGATCAACTTCTTGCGCGAGGCGCCCGATGGCCGGCTCTTTGTCAATGATCTTCGGGGGCAGATCTACTCAGTCGATAAGCAGACGGGCCAGTCGCAGGTGTTTGTCGATATCGACGCCGCGAACGGCGGCGCTAGCTCGATCTTCCGGGACGCCCGGTTCCAAGGGGGGCTGGCCGCGGGCCTGATCAGCTTCAACTTCCACCCCGAGTTCGAGACCAACGGACTCTTCTACACGATCCACTTGGAGCGGGCGCAGGACGTCACTGCTGTTCCGGGGTTTGCTACCGTCGATTTTCGTCCGGGCGTGCAGACCAAGTGGCACACGATCGTCACCGAGTGGGACGCCGCCAACCCCGAGGCCGCCACCTGGAACGAGGCGACCGGCAGCCGCCGCGAGCTGCTCCGCGTGGGGACCTCAGCCGACGCCTACTTCCACCCCTTCGGCGACCTCGAGTTCAACCCCAGCTCGCAACCCGGCGACGACGACTACGGCCTGCTGTACATCTCCGGCGGCGACTGGGGCTACATCAACGGCGCCGGGGCGCCGCAGGGGAGTGGCACCGACGGCCAGCCCGGCCAGTTGCAGCGACTGGACACGATGGCGGGCACGATGATCCGCATCGACCCGCGCAGCCCCTCGGTCTCTGGCGGCATCGCCGCGACACGGGGCGACTACACCATCCCCGCCATCAACCCCTTTGTGGACGGCGATCCGAACACGTTTGACGAGGTCTACGCCCTCGGCTTCCGCAACGCCCACCGTATGGCTTGGGACGACGACGGGACGCTGTTTGTCACCAACATTGGCCACACCGCGATCGAAGAGATCGAGCGGGTTATCCCCGGCGGCAACTATGGCTGGACCGAGCGCGAAGGAACGTTCATCAACACCGCCAGCAGCGGTGGCAGCAACGGCGCCGACCAGGTGTTCCCGATGAACCTCACCCCTGAACAGGACGTTGACTTCCGTGGCGAACCGTTCCTCTACCCCACGGCCCAGTTCGACCACGGGGAGGGATCGGCCATCGCGGGTGGGTTCATCTACAAGGGATCGATGATCCCGGAGCTCCAGGGCAAGTTCGTGTTCGGCGACATCGTCAACGGCCGATTGTTCGCGACCGACGTCGAGACGATGAAAAACATCGACCTGACCGACCACACCACTACCGCCGCGGTCGAAGAGATCCAGCTCTTTACCAAGAACGCCCAGGGGGTCGAGACCAACATCGACCTGCGCTCGGCCTACTTTGGCGGCGGTCGTGTCGACCTGCGGTTCGGTCAGACCAGCGACGGTGAGATCTGGCTGCTCACCAAGACTGACGGCTTCGTCCGTCGCTTGGTGGGGGAGGGCCCCGGGCCGCTTGAGTTGCTGGTCAACCGGGAAACCGGCTTGGTGACCCTGATCAACAACAACGGCGACGATGTCGCCATCGACGGCTACTCGATCCTATCCGCCAGCGGCGGACTCGACCCAACCGGTTGGCAGAGCTTGGCTTCGCGCCAATACGAAGGCTGGGAAGAAGCTAGCCCCACAGCAAACGCGTTGTCTGAGCTGAACGCCGACGGCACGCTCGACATCGCCGGGAGCGGGTCGATCGCGTTCGGAAACCCTTTCGTCGGGACGCAGGTGGCCTTTGGAATGAACCTAGAAGACATCGCCTTTGAGTACCGCACCGCGGGTGGGCTGGTAGTTCAAGGCAACGTCACCTACGAGGGGGTTGGCAAGTCGAACAACCTCTCCCTGCTCGTCGATCCGGTCACCGGCGAGGCGTCGCTGGTCAACGACTCGGAGTTCTCGGTCACGCTCGGCGGCTATTCAATCCTCTCCGCATCGGGCGCGCTGGACCCGGGTGACGCCGCTTGGGAGAGCCTCGCCGACCAGGGACGCGTCGGATGGGATGAGGGGTCGCCGACGCAATTCGCGCTCAGCGAGCTGTCGCCGGGGGGCGTCCTGCTCGCACCGGGCGAGGCCTTCGACCTCGGCGAGATCCTCGCCGCGAGCGCCGACGACCTCGTGCTTGAGTTCCTCGTTGATGGCGAAGGCGCCCCAAGACTGGGCAGTGTTTCCTATATGCTTCGCGGCGATTTCAACAGCGACGGCGTCGTGGACGCCGCCGACTACACCCTTTGGCGTGACAACCTTGGGGGCGCCGGCGGCGCGGCCGACGGTACCGGAGCGGTCGCGGGCGTTGCCGACGGCGTCGTCGACATCGCCGACTACCAACTCTGGCGTGAACACTTCGGCAACCAGGCGCCAGGCGCCGGCGCGGCCGGCGGCGTTCCGACCCCCGAGCCCGGTTGCCTAACGCTGTTCGGCTTGGTCGCCACGATGCTCTCCTTCCGGCAACCCAATCGGGCTCGCGGCTAG
- a CDS encoding DUF1559 family PulG-like putative transporter produces the protein MSRRSSQAFTLVELLVVIAIIGILVALLLPAVQAAREAARRTECTNKLKQASLSLQNYHSARREFPPGVVIDEACCDRSMKTYTNWCIETLPYMENENLQSLYDRSADSGDASNASFRETFIKELFCPSDYEPELLLPESGPGGGWTAQSTRNPRLFMTSSYRGMSGRTDGRTTWYLAEDLPTSNTSDTPIPFGWRGPLHVVRVDEAGFPVGRNSVTLRPEKVARITDGTSKTILLGEQTNLHPPRRTFWAYSFGNYILSSAAPQRRTFLADYNECTMQGGTGGARPCMAGWYSNHPGGINVQMCDGSGSFINFDIDMTVFVSMGSVAGEEVVSGADL, from the coding sequence ATGTCACGCCGATCTTCGCAGGCTTTTACTCTTGTCGAGCTGCTGGTGGTCATCGCGATCATCGGGATCTTAGTCGCGCTTTTGCTGCCGGCGGTGCAGGCGGCGCGTGAGGCCGCCCGCCGCACCGAGTGCACCAACAAGCTGAAGCAAGCAAGCCTATCACTGCAGAACTATCATTCGGCTAGGCGGGAGTTCCCGCCGGGTGTTGTCATCGACGAGGCCTGCTGCGATCGATCGATGAAGACCTACACCAATTGGTGCATCGAGACGTTGCCCTACATGGAGAACGAAAACCTCCAGTCGCTCTACGACCGCTCGGCGGATTCGGGCGACGCGTCGAACGCCAGCTTCCGCGAGACGTTCATCAAGGAGCTCTTCTGCCCCTCCGACTACGAACCCGAACTACTGCTGCCAGAGAGCGGCCCGGGCGGGGGCTGGACGGCGCAGAGCACGCGCAACCCTCGCTTGTTCATGACTTCGTCGTACCGCGGCATGTCGGGCCGCACCGACGGAAGGACTACTTGGTACCTCGCCGAAGACCTGCCCACTTCCAACACGTCAGACACCCCGATTCCATTCGGTTGGAGGGGTCCCTTGCACGTGGTGCGCGTCGATGAGGCGGGCTTCCCCGTTGGCCGGAACTCGGTGACGCTCCGCCCCGAGAAGGTAGCCAGGATCACCGACGGAACCAGTAAGACCATCCTGCTGGGGGAGCAGACCAACCTGCACCCGCCCCGACGAACCTTCTGGGCCTATTCTTTCGGAAACTACATCCTCTCGTCGGCAGCGCCGCAGCGTCGAACCTTTTTGGCCGACTACAACGAGTGCACGATGCAGGGGGGCACGGGCGGCGCTCGCCCTTGCATGGCGGGTTGGTACAGCAACCACCCGGGCGGCATTAACGTGCAGATGTGCGACGGCTCGGGGAGCTTTATCAACTTTGATATCGACATGACGGTGTTCGTCAGCATGGGGAGCGTAGCGGGGGAGGAGGTGGTCAGTGGCGCCGATCTATAA